The window CATTTTGCTTCTGTAGTTAAAGTCAAAACTGACAGTTATCCCTTTTTCTTTTGCTGTTTTCATAAAAAGCTCGGCTAATTCAAGGGCTTCAGGACTAACCGCCAGAGTTATTCCAGATACGTGGAAAAGAGAGACACCTTCAAATATAGCGTCTATATCAAATTCATCCTTAGATACAGTTGAGAATGCAGAATATTTTCTGTCATATAAAACCTTGCTGCTTCTCACAGAAAAACCAGTCTCTAGAAAATATGTTCCTATTTTTTCTCCACCTCGTGCCACAAAAGAGGTATCCACACCGTAACTTTTGGCGTGACGTAAAGCAGCATCTCCTAATTCATTTGCCGGGGCTTTTGTAACAAGTCTTGTGTCAACACCGAGGTTGGCAAGATCTACAGCTACATTTATCTCGGCCCCACCGTAATTTACTTCAAATGATGTTGAATTTATAAATCTTTGGTTTCCAGGAGGGGAAAGTCTCAAAAGGATCTCTCCCAAAGTAACGACCTTCTTTTTCATATTATCCATTCACCTCTTCTCTAGTTACTTTTACTTTTTCAACGAATTCTTTTGCTTTTGCCACAATCTCTTGGAAAGAACCATTAGTAAGCTGTCCCCCTACACCTACTGCGATAACTCCGTTTTTTATCCATTGGTCTACATTTTCCAGACTTACTCCTCCTGTAGGCATTATGTTTACCTGCGGAAGAGGAGCTTTTACAGCTTTTACAAATGATGGTCCAAAGGCACTTCCAGGGAACATCTTAATAATATCGCATCCAGCTTCCATAGCGGTGATAATCTCTGTTATAGTCATGCAACCAGGCATATAAGGTACTTGATATCTGTTACACAGTTTTGCAGTGTCTTCGCTGAATCCAGGTGAAACTATATATTCTGCCCCTGCTAATATTGCGATTCTAGCAGTTTCAGGGTCTAATACACTTCCGGCTCCCACAAGGAGTTTTTCCGAAGGTATAGTCTTTTTTAATTCCTTTATAACTTCGGTAGCACCGGGAACTGTATACGTAACTTCTACAGCTGGTATGCCACCCTCTATACATGCCTTTGAAGTATTCACAGCCTCTTCAAGGTTTTCTCCTCTAACAACAGCCACCACACCGACATCTTTGATTTTCTTTAATATTTCAAATTTTTTCATTTTTTCCTCCCATTCACATATACGAATTAAAAACACAAATACGTTTTATATAATTTTAGTTTCTTTATTTGATTTTGTCAAGGTTAAAATAAAAATTACTCCTCTGTTAAAAACAGTTCCCTCTTAAATAGCTTATATAAAATTTAGGCTTCAGACTGTGTAGAGTTTCAATTATTATTAAAAATTTATACTTAAAAAATATTATTTTTCTTGACAACTGCTAAAACAAAAAGTATATATTTCATATTAGAAGCTGAAAAATATATGTATATTTTCAGATACAAAAAGATTTTTGATTAAAGTTTCCGGGAGGAAACACTAATGGATTATTTAAAAGATTACTTTGGACTGGGTGGAAAAGTCGCAATAATTACAGGAGGAAATACAGGGATTGGGATGGTTAGTGAGATAAATTTAACCCAAGTTGCTACTTAAAAAAAAATTATTATAAATTACTGACTTTATCCAAAAGCTGTGTTACTTTCTTTGCTTGCCCAAAGAAAGTAACCAAAGAAAAGGCACCCCTAAAAAATACCTTAAATCCCTTCTGAACTAACTTTCTATTGAAATATAGTCGGTAAACCTCCTTATTTCATGAAAGTGGATTTCACAAGATGATTTCTTAACGGTATTTTTTAAAGGGGAATTTAAAATCTTAAATGATTTTTTTTAAATCTTTTGAAATTTTTTTGGCCATTGATAAAATAAGCGTTAAGAATGACTGAGAGAAATCTCTAGAAAAAATCAACTGTCTGAGCGAAGCGAGTAGCCAAAAAATAACGAGTTATACGAGTATATTTTCTGGTTCTCAGGAACTTGCTTTCTGAGTTTCCCCTAGTTTTCTTTAGATTTCCGAAGGAATTTAGCTTATTTTTCACAGACCTTGATTTTTGGTTATGCCCTGACCGAAGGGAGGAAATGCCCTTGGGGTGCTTTTCATCAAGGAAAAGTAACAGAAGTTTGGGTAAATTCAATAATTTAATAAAGGTAGCAACTTAGGTTAAATTTATAAATAGGGTTTTTTATTTAGGATGTTTCTTAGAAGAATCACCTAAATTTTGGTTATATAAATACAATATTTAGAAAATTGGAGGAGATTAAATGATATACGGAAATTTAGAAAATTTGGGAGATATTACCATTTATCCTGAGTCTATACAAAAGGCAATTAAATATCTTTTGGATACAGATCTTGAAAATAAGGAGGCAGGAGTATACGAAATTCAGGGACGGGATATCTATGCACAGATAATAGATATGGAAACTGCCCCTAAAAATGAAAAAAAACCGGAGATTCACAAAAAATATATAGATGTTCAGTATCTTGTGTCAGGAATAGAAAGAATCGGGATTGCTGTGGACACCCATAAAAATAAGGTATCAGAAGCTTACAGTGAAGAAAAGGATGTACTCTTTTATGAAGAGTGTGAGGGTGAGACTGATCTTCTGATGCTTCCTGGAAATTTTGCAGTATTTTTTCCAAATACTGTTCATAGACCAGGATGCAATGACGGAAAAAATGCCAAGATAAGAAAAGTCGTAATTAAAATTAATAAAGACGTATTGTAAAAAAAAGTTATTTAATAATATTATGAATAACTAAGTATGGGTTCCCTAGGGGGACCCTATTTTAATTTTATTTTTGGATTTGTCTTATTAAGTGGTCAACAGCTTTCATTAGAAATTTAATATACCCTTCAGGGAATTATGATAGAATATAAAAAGAATAATTTAAGAGGACTGGTAGGGATGAAAGAAAGAATTATACTTCATTATGATATGGATGCATTTTATGCTTCAGTTGAGGCAAGAGACAATCATACTCTCAAGGGGAAACCCATGGTTGTAGGGGGGAGTATCATAACAACTGCAAGCTATGAGGCTAGAAAATTTGGGGTTAGATCTGCTATGCCAGTGATGGAGGCGAGAAAACTCTGTCCCAATCTAATAGTGGTACCGGTTTCCATGGGGAAATATTTGGAAGTGTCCCAAAAGATAAAAAACCTTGTTATAAGGCTGACTGAAAAAGTAGAATTTATAGCTTCAGACGAAGGCTATGTAGACATATCAGAGGTCATAAAAAAATATCCTTCAAAAGAATATTTTGCCAAAAGGTTTCAAAGAGGTATATACAAAAATACAGGTCTTACCTGCTCTGTGGGAATAGGGTATAACAAACTTTCTGCCAAAATTGCCAGTGATGCAAAAAAACCAGGAGGATACCATATATTCAACAATAGCAAGGAGTTTATAGATTATATAAGTGGAAAAAATATAAAAATAATACCTGGAGTTGGTAAAAAATTTCAAGAACTTCTTGCAGAAAAAAACATATTTCTTGTAAGGGATGTCTATGGGTTTTCGCTATATGAACTGATCTCTTTTTTTGGAAAATCCAGAGGTGAATTTCTTTATTTTTCCTCATTGGGAGAGGACAACAGAAGGGTGGACTACAAAAAGAAAATACACTCAATTGGAAATGAAAATACTTTTAAATTTCCTTTAGAATCAGAGATTGAGATAAAGAGAGAATTAGAAAGTATTTTTTATAAAACACATGAAAGATTATTAAAAAAGGGGCTTTTGTGTAAAACACTGACCTTAAAAATAAGGTTTGAAAACAGAAAAACCATAACCAGGTCCAAAACTCTTGAAAATCTTGTGGATTCAAAAGAAATATTGCTGAATACCTTAGAAAGCTTAAATGAATCGGTAGATTACAATATGAGGGTGAAACTTTTGGGAGTATCTCTTGGAACCTTGGCTCAAAAATCTGTCAGGCAACTATCTTTTTCTGAAAGAGGACTTTTCAGAAAAAAAAATAATCTGGATCTTCTCAAAGAAAAAATAAAAAAAATAGAGGGGAACAATTAGAAAAACAGTTGTATTTTTTAAAAGGTTAAAGTAAAATTAAAATAGATAAAAAAAAATTAATTAAAAATAACGGATTATATATATGTAATAGATGATATATATGCTTTTTATTCGAAAGAACAGTTATAAATTATCTGTAATATTTTTAGAAAATTAGGAGGAGATTTTTGAAAAAACAGTTGGCGAAAAATTTTATTGATTTTAGTTATAAAGGGAAAAGTGTATATCATGTTGTGAAAAGTATAGAGGAACTCTGTGTTGAAAAGGGTTACCAAAAGCTAGAGCTTACCAAAAAATGGAATATAATTCCAGGGGGTAAATATTATGTAAAAAGAAATGATTCTACAATAATTTCTTTTTCGATAGGTGATGGAGAGAGGTTCTTTAAAATTACCACCAACCATACAGACACTCCTGGATTTAAAATAAAACCCTCACCTGTGTCAATATCAGAGAAAAACTACCTAAGACTGAATACAGAGGTTTACGGAGGGCCAATACTCAATACCTGGATGGACAGACCTTTGTCAATAGCCGGTCGGGTAATGGTAAAAGGAAAAGATATACTAAAACCTAAGTCAGTTACAGTGGATATAGATAAACCTCTGCTGGTGATACCAAATCTAGCAATACACCAGAACCGAGATGTAAATGAGGGTGTAAAGCTTTCCAGACAAAAGGATATGCTTCCTCTAGCGTCACTTATAAATGAGAAAATCAATAATGAAAACTTTATTTTAGATATTTTGAGCAAAGAATACCAAATAGAAAAAAATGATATATTAGACATGGAGCTTTTTCTCTATGAATACACCAAGGGTATGCTCACAGGTTTAAACGAAGAATTTATATCATGTGGAAAGATAGACAACCTCGCATCTACCTATGCAGGAGTAATATCTATGCTTGAATGTTCAGAACATCAGGGTATAAATATAATTGCATGTTTTGACAACGAAGAGATAGGAAGCAGGACAAAGCAAGGTGCAGATTCTAACTTGCTTCTTAATATAATGGAAAGAATTATTATTTCTTTAGACAAGGGAGAGAGAGAAGACTTCTTTAGGGCCATGTACCGATCGTTTATGGTGTCTGTAGACGGAGCTCATGCAGTTCACCCTGCAAAGGGAGAAAAAACAGACATAACAAACAGACCTATATTAAACAAGGGTGCAGCAGTTAAAATAAGTGCTGCCCAATCCTACACAACAGATGCTTTTTCTGGTGCAGTTGTAAAAAATATATTTGATAATAATAATCTTCCTTATCAATATTTTGTAAATCATTCTGACGAAAGAGGTGGGAGTACTCTAGGACCAGTTTCTGCTGGTCATATTGATATAGACTCTGCCGATTTAGGTCTTCCTATGCTGGCTATGCACTCAATCAGGGAGATGTGCGGTGTAGATGATTTGTATACTTTAAAGGAGTTTTTAAGAGGTTTTTACTCTTTATAGAGAAATTTGAAATAAAGTTATACAGGAATTTTTAAAATTAGGGGAATTTTTAAGAATCAAGCTAAAAAGCACCAAAAATATTATTACGGGGGAAAGGTGATCTTTTATGAAAATACTTGTTGTTGAAGATGAACAAAATATAATGACCTACCTTAAAAAGGGTCTGACAGAGGCCGGATATAAGGTTGATGTTGCAGGAAACGGAGAGGACGCCATCTATCTCGCATCAATAAATAATTATGATCTCGTGATTTTAGATGTGATGATACCAAAGATAAATGGTCTAGAGGTGTGCAGGATTCTCAGAAGAGAAAAAAATCCAGCCTATATAATACTTTTATCTGCAAAAGATCAGGTTCAGGATAAGGTAGAAGGTTTAGATGCAGGAGCCGATGACTATTTGACGAAACCATTTGTATTTGCAGAACTTTTGGCAAGAATCAGGGCGGTACTAAGAAGAAACTCTGAGGATAAAGAAAATATAATCGAAGCCAAAGGACTCACAGTTAATCTCTTGAACAGAGAGGTGAAAAGAGGCGGGAAAGACATAGAACTTACACTAAAGGAATTTTCTTTATTAGAATATTTTATAAGAAACAAGAATCTTGTGCTCACAAGAACAATGATAGCTGAAAAAGTATGGAATATAGATTTTCTAACTGATACTAACGTAGTAGATGTTTATATAAACCACCTTAGAAAGAAGATAGACAAGGATTTTGACGACAAGTTGATCTACACTGTGAGAGGAGTAGGATATATATTAAAAGCTTAATTTTTAGTCTGAGAGAGATTGTCTTCTCTAAAGATAAACTGCGGGGAAGGATCTTTCTTATAAGCTCACTTATGGCAATTGTAGCAATAGTAATGATTTTATTACTTTTCAACTATACAATCCAGCTTTTGATTATGAATGAAATTGATAAAGAGCTGGCTACAGAAGTCAAAAATTTCAACTCTTTTGTAAAAAATAAAGAGTTCGATTTGCAGGTAAATGCAGGTGAACTGAGAAAGGATCTTTCGTTTGTCGTTGTTGATAAAAATAATAACGGCATCTATATGGAAGCCTTTAGTCTAGAAGATTCAGCACTGATAATAGAAGAAATTTCAGATGCTGAAAAAGAAGTCTTTGATGTGGTTATCGTGCCTAATAAGAGATATCATCTGATGATGTCTGAAATTCCTAGAAATAGCTTATTCCCCAATGGAAGTAGACTTATTGTGGCTAAGGATATATCCTATATTTCCAATACAAGGTATTTTTCCAGTTATATAATGGCAATTACAATGTTGGTTCTTATTACTTTTTTTGTTACCATGATAAATTTTACAATGGAAAAGATTTTCAATGCTCTTAGAGAGCTTGATGATTTTGGAGTGGCTCTCCAGGGAGAGAGAGTTCCTGATCTTTCTCTTAGATTTAATAAAAGGTATGGGAACAATGAAATAGACACCCTTATAAACACTCTAAATCATTCAATAGCAACCATGGAGGATTCCTTTAAGAAAATGGAGGAGTTTTCTTCTAATGTAAGTCACGAGCTTAAAACACCAATGACCTCTATGAAGAGTATGATTGAGATCGAACTTTCCAAAGACAGGACGAAGGAGGAATATCAGGAAACCCTTATAAAAGTACTAGAAGAGATGGATTGGCTTATAGGTATAACCAAAGATCTACTGACTCTTACAAAAAATCCTCAGGGGATACAAGCATCCTTTGAACCTGTAAATTTATCTAAGGTAGGAGGGGAAATTTGTGACATTATGGAGATAATTGCCATAGATGAAGACATTGATCTCAAATGGGACTTTTCTGCTATAGAGGATGAACTGGTTATGGGGGACAGCAGCAGCATAAAACAGGCAATAATGAATATCATCAACAATTCAGTGAAATATAACAAGAAAAACGGTTCTGTGTGGGTATACGGAGAAAAAACCAAAGAACTGGTCAAAATAGTAGTAGAAGACAGCGGAATAGGAATAAAAAAAGAGAATATTTCAAGATTAACAGAGCGTTTTTTCAGAGAGGACAGTGTGAGAACAGTAAAAAAATCTGGTGTAGGGCTGGGTTTATCTCTTGTAAAACACATTATCCATCTTCACAGGGGAGAACTTGAAATTTATAGTGAAGAAGGTGTTGGAAGTATTTTTAAAATATCTCTTCCGAGATATAGCGAGGGCGGATAATATCCCTCGCTATTATTTTTTGGTAAAATTTATGCTACAATGATTTTATCTGAAATAAACAAAAAAATGGAGGTTTTAATATATGGATTTTTATGTAAGAATGCT is drawn from Ilyobacter polytropus DSM 2926 and contains these coding sequences:
- a CDS encoding sugar kinase, whose protein sequence is MKKKVVTLGEILLRLSPPGNQRFINSTSFEVNYGGAEINVAVDLANLGVDTRLVTKAPANELGDAALRHAKSYGVDTSFVARGGEKIGTYFLETGFSVRSSKVLYDRKYSAFSTVSKDEFDIDAIFEGVSLFHVSGITLAVSPEALELAELFMKTAKEKGITVSFDFNYRSKMWSLKDASIGIERVLKYVDIAFAGYLDFINILGIPMGEGYIGENILGCYKTLYPKVMEKYNFKYIVSSVRNVVSASKNLYSGFVFNGKDIEISKEYEVDIIDRVGSGDAFTSGFLYAFLADSTDNYKIEFAAASAVLKHTIPGDTNIVTKDEVEKLFKGIGYDVGR
- a CDS encoding bifunctional 2-keto-4-hydroxyglutarate aldolase/2-keto-3-deoxy-6-phosphogluconate aldolase — its product is MKKFEILKKIKDVGVVAVVRGENLEEAVNTSKACIEGGIPAVEVTYTVPGATEVIKELKKTIPSEKLLVGAGSVLDPETARIAILAGAEYIVSPGFSEDTAKLCNRYQVPYMPGCMTITEIITAMEAGCDIIKMFPGSAFGPSFVKAVKAPLPQVNIMPTGGVSLENVDQWIKNGVIAVGVGGQLTNGSFQEIVAKAKEFVEKVKVTREEVNG
- a CDS encoding YhcH/YjgK/YiaL family protein encodes the protein MIYGNLENLGDITIYPESIQKAIKYLLDTDLENKEAGVYEIQGRDIYAQIIDMETAPKNEKKPEIHKKYIDVQYLVSGIERIGIAVDTHKNKVSEAYSEEKDVLFYEECEGETDLLMLPGNFAVFFPNTVHRPGCNDGKNAKIRKVVIKINKDVL
- the dinB gene encoding DNA polymerase IV, whose product is MKERIILHYDMDAFYASVEARDNHTLKGKPMVVGGSIITTASYEARKFGVRSAMPVMEARKLCPNLIVVPVSMGKYLEVSQKIKNLVIRLTEKVEFIASDEGYVDISEVIKKYPSKEYFAKRFQRGIYKNTGLTCSVGIGYNKLSAKIASDAKKPGGYHIFNNSKEFIDYISGKNIKIIPGVGKKFQELLAEKNIFLVRDVYGFSLYELISFFGKSRGEFLYFSSLGEDNRRVDYKKKIHSIGNENTFKFPLESEIEIKRELESIFYKTHERLLKKGLLCKTLTLKIRFENRKTITRSKTLENLVDSKEILLNTLESLNESVDYNMRVKLLGVSLGTLAQKSVRQLSFSERGLFRKKNNLDLLKEKIKKIEGNN
- a CDS encoding M18 family aminopeptidase, translating into MKKQLAKNFIDFSYKGKSVYHVVKSIEELCVEKGYQKLELTKKWNIIPGGKYYVKRNDSTIISFSIGDGERFFKITTNHTDTPGFKIKPSPVSISEKNYLRLNTEVYGGPILNTWMDRPLSIAGRVMVKGKDILKPKSVTVDIDKPLLVIPNLAIHQNRDVNEGVKLSRQKDMLPLASLINEKINNENFILDILSKEYQIEKNDILDMELFLYEYTKGMLTGLNEEFISCGKIDNLASTYAGVISMLECSEHQGINIIACFDNEEIGSRTKQGADSNLLLNIMERIIISLDKGEREDFFRAMYRSFMVSVDGAHAVHPAKGEKTDITNRPILNKGAAVKISAAQSYTTDAFSGAVVKNIFDNNNLPYQYFVNHSDERGGSTLGPVSAGHIDIDSADLGLPMLAMHSIREMCGVDDLYTLKEFLRGFYSL
- a CDS encoding response regulator transcription factor encodes the protein MKILVVEDEQNIMTYLKKGLTEAGYKVDVAGNGEDAIYLASINNYDLVILDVMIPKINGLEVCRILRREKNPAYIILLSAKDQVQDKVEGLDAGADDYLTKPFVFAELLARIRAVLRRNSEDKENIIEAKGLTVNLLNREVKRGGKDIELTLKEFSLLEYFIRNKNLVLTRTMIAEKVWNIDFLTDTNVVDVYINHLRKKIDKDFDDKLIYTVRGVGYILKA
- a CDS encoding sensor histidine kinase, yielding MAIVAIVMILLLFNYTIQLLIMNEIDKELATEVKNFNSFVKNKEFDLQVNAGELRKDLSFVVVDKNNNGIYMEAFSLEDSALIIEEISDAEKEVFDVVIVPNKRYHLMMSEIPRNSLFPNGSRLIVAKDISYISNTRYFSSYIMAITMLVLITFFVTMINFTMEKIFNALRELDDFGVALQGERVPDLSLRFNKRYGNNEIDTLINTLNHSIATMEDSFKKMEEFSSNVSHELKTPMTSMKSMIEIELSKDRTKEEYQETLIKVLEEMDWLIGITKDLLTLTKNPQGIQASFEPVNLSKVGGEICDIMEIIAIDEDIDLKWDFSAIEDELVMGDSSSIKQAIMNIINNSVKYNKKNGSVWVYGEKTKELVKIVVEDSGIGIKKENISRLTERFFREDSVRTVKKSGVGLGLSLVKHIIHLHRGELEIYSEEGVGSIFKISLPRYSEGG